A region from the Triticum urartu cultivar G1812 chromosome 1, Tu2.1, whole genome shotgun sequence genome encodes:
- the LOC125538739 gene encoding uncharacterized protein LOC125538739 yields MSNLLSVKIESTFEPKFTAPPGVLLLQFQVPPPLNRQAAPCGSPLHLPSPLAHDAAAPLRAQGQQQTATPTPPPEPVEHAVATLRTPALTDASSTVESSGRITDSIRVNNEGCVAALAVVNKNHCIRSVRRVDLEQQVELGK; encoded by the exons ATGTCAAATCTTTTAAGCGTGAAAATCGAGTCAACTTTTGAGCCTAAATTTACTGCGCCGCCTGGGGTTTTGCTCCTGCAGTTTCAGGTTCCACCTCCCCTAAATAGACAGGCAGCCCCCTGTGGCTCACCCTTACATCTTCCTTCTCCTCTCGCTCATGACGCCGCCGCGCCCCTTCGAGCTCAAGGTCAGCAGCAAACAGCGACCCCAACGCCGCCCCCGGAGCCCGTCGAGCACGCCGTGGCCACACTTCGAA CACCGGCGCTGACAGACGCCAGCAGCACCGTCGAGTCATCGGGTCGCATCACCGACAGCATCCGAGTCAACAACGAGGGCTGCGTTGCAGCACTGGCTGTCGTCAACAAAAATCATTGCATCCGTAGCGTGCGGCGTGTGGATCTTGAGCAGCAGGTGGAGCTTGGGAAGTAG